In the genome of Raphanus sativus cultivar WK10039 chromosome 9, ASM80110v3, whole genome shotgun sequence, the window ACAGTGGCTCTGGTTCGGGttcaaaacactgttataaatGCTTGGGTTTTTATGAGGAAAAGTTTAAAACCCCAATGTCTTtcataattaacattaaaacctattaaatataatttaagaaaatatttaattattaaaaaagtgGTCCAAATGACATTGGTTTCCTCCTAGGGaggaaaaaaactcaactttgttatattagataattggaaatttagaatataaaatagaatttaaaatataactaaaactaaaaaaataaaaattatctattggttcaaccagtggtgtaACCGGtatcgggttttgggtttcagtgagtttttggaggttttaattggggttttaaattttggctttttcacaaaactcaaatccgaTTCATATTGGGCCGGAGAGTTTACCGATTCAACAGTGGCTCTGGTTCGGGttcaaaacactgttataaatGCTTGGGTTTTTTTGaggaaaatttttaaaaaccaatGTCTTTCATAACTAACattaaaacctattaaatataaattaaggaaaaaattattaacagTGTGCCACATGGCATTAAAACCCCCCAAGGAGAAAAAAAtccaactttattatataagatatctCATCCACCTCATTAATACATTTACTTCTTCAGTTAAATAAATCACCCACCCCCATGGCCCACAAGACAACCTTAACCAATCATGGTCCACATGTATTCACTCTCTCCAACTGCTTCCTCTCCTCCGACAGatcctcttcttctccattcTCAATTGCGATTTTTGTAAGCTCTAAAACAGGTATTTTAAGTCCGTttttgatgaattttttttaagaaacatcATGTAAATGTAGAGTATATCATGATTAGTGttcaaaataaatgatttcGTAAAAAAATGGAGATTTTATAAACGGTTTTGAATACTGTGTTATTTGATTTTAGGTATATTTTATGTACTTTTCTGatgaaatgttttttaaaaatatcacttAAATGTAGTGTATATGATGGGTAATGTTAAAAATGTAAGATTTCGTGAAAATGTGAAGATATTATGGATGACTATGAACACTGTGTTTATGAATTTCAggtatattttatgtgttttttgATGAAACTATTACtggaatattatttaaaataagtgtaTAACTCGGCTTGTGCAGGAAAGTAATTGTTGATGAAAATTAAGAGAGATATAAAAGGAAGATTTTGAAAACTATGTTTATGGGTTTTGGATGGAGATATATATTTACGtacatttttgataatttttctttGTGTAATTTCATTAAGATAGAGTATATATCATGGGTACTGAAAAAATCCGAACAGATTcgtctttaaaattttattagttagtGGAAGGACAATTTCTGGGTACTACTAAGATAACTAGTTTTACTAAGACACAATGGTTTTACTGGTATTACAGATATTACTATGTTTACGAGTTATACTAGTATTACTAGGTTTACTATGTTTGTGGATATGAAAGAATAAATATTAGAAAGAGAAGACCTTAGGGGATAAGAATGAATTATTTTCCTTAACAATAATAATTATTCcttaataatgataattataatgataattccattTTGTTTCAGGAAAATGCAAAATCCGCATTGCacattcatttgttttgattatgggGGATATCATATGAAGGATGGGAGTGAAACAAAATGGATCTCCGGAGAAggtgaaggagaagatgaaattcACACGATTGTGTTGAAGAAATCATTGGAGGAGGTGACACACTCTTTTTTGGTTGAGCGTCTTCTCAGAAAGCTAAAGGTAGATGAATCTAAGATGGAAGCGAGGATTAGTTACTTTCCAATGGTGCTGAATTTGAACAAGCCATCGTATATCTGGAATGATGAAGACGTGTTTGGCTATCTACTGCAAGTAAATCTTGAAAAGTGTAGAAGTGTTCTAAATGTGGAGTTAATATACAAAACAGATGAAGCAGTGCAACTTTCAAAAGATGACGATCAAAATGATGCCGGTCTTACCGATAGAGAAGCTACTGATAGAGAGGCTACTGATAGAGAGGCTACTGATAGAGACGCTACTGATAGAGAGACTACTGACAGAGAGGCTCATGATACAGAGGCTGGTGAAGAAGATGGTACTGATGGTGTGGTCACATTCTACAATGACGTTGAGATGCATGAGAATTTAACAGGAAGTGATGAGCATGTGTTTGGAGATACAGAAGTAAGACCATCAGTTGAAGTCAGACCTGTTGTCTATCAGACTCGGGATGATGGTATGGATTTGGTTCTAGGTCAAGAATTTAGATCTAAGGAGGAAGCACAAATTCATATTCAGACGGCTTCTCATCAGAATTGTTTTGAGTATGAGATAATTAAGACGGATAGAGAGAGATATGTGATAAAGTGCCGAGGTCGGAAAGACGGCTGCAAGTGGTTTGTGCGAGTTGCAAAGCTACAGAACTCAGATCGTTGGACGGTTAGAAGTTACATCAAGCAGCATACGTGTTCTGTTGTTACTACAAGAACACTGCCTAATAGAAGGAGAGGCTCCCCAGGCATCGTTGCAGCTATGTTGGCTCAAGATTATCCTGGTAGTTTTGACACACCTGTTCCCACTACTCTGATCGATTTGGTTCATCGCAGGGTTGGTGTGACTGTATCATACCCAACAGCatggagaggaagaagacaagctGCTAATGAAGTGCGAGGAAGTCCAAAAGAGAGCTTTTTTTATTACATAGTTACATGTACATGCTCGAGAAACAGAATCCTGACACAGTAACTCGTGTGATAGTGGACGAGGCCAACAAATTTAAGTATCTGTTTTTTGCCTTGGGAGCTAGCATAGAGGGGTTTAGTGCGATGAGGAAAGTCCTCATTGTGGATGCAACACACCTCAAGAATGTTTATGGTGGAGTTCTACTTGTTGCGACTGCTCAGGATCCGGATCATCACACCTACCCAATTGCTTTCGGTGTTGCAGATGGTGAGAAAAATGATAGCTGGATGTGGTTTATGGAACAATTGAAATCAGTGATATCTGATATCCCGGGATTGGTGTTTCTTTCAGATAGAAACAAAAGCTTGATCAATGCAGTAGCTGCAGTGTTCCCTCAGGCCGCTCATGGGTATTGTATATGGCATTTGTCTCAAAATGTCAAAGGCCACGTCCGCAACAACAGAGATACTTGTGCATTTAAGTTTATGGAGTGCGCACATGCATATACAGAGGCTGAGTTTTTAAATCTTTATCATGCTTTTCGTAGAAAGTATCCAAGTGCAGCTGAGTATCTTGACAAAAATGTTGAAGAGAGGAAATGGGCTAAGTGTTACTTTGAAGGAGATAGGTACAACATTGACACCACCAATTCAGTGGAATCTTTTAATGGTGTAATTAAGGATGCAAGAAAGTTCACCTTGCTACCAATGTTTGATGTCATCATTGCGAAAATGGCTGAATGGTTTAACAAACATAGGAAGGAGGCAGCTGAAATACCAACCCACAGTAAAGCTTGTGCCAATTGTGGAAGCGGAAATGTCCAAAAGATGTGTTGATGCAGGGTTTGTTAAGGTTGAAGAGTTAAACAGCTTCCATCTTGAGTACAGTGTGAAAGGTAGTGACGGAAAGGTTTATATCGTTGATATGGCTATGATGACTTGCAGCTGTGAACAATTTGATAAAGACAAATATCCATGTGTTCATGCTGCAGCGGCTGCCACATTCATGACTGATAAAGCGGGAAGGGAACTTCATCTTTCTGAATATTGTAGTAAGTACTATTTGGTTGAGCTATGGGCTTTGGCTTATCACAGGACAATATATCCTTTTCCTCATATGAGTGATTGGGTTATACCAGAAGAGGTTAGAGCACTGAAAGTACTTCCTCCGGATTATGATGTCAAGAAAGGAAGACCGCAACAAACAAGGTTTCCGTCAGCTGGAGAATCTCGtggaagaggaaaaagaggCAGAGGGAGCGCCAGAGGTAGAGGCAGAGCCAGAGGAGGAGATATGGCTGAGAATTTTGATTGTGGAAGTGGTTCGGGAGCGCAAGAAGTAGAGGCAGAGCCAGGTGTTGAATCAGCTGGAGAATCCcgtggaagaggaagaagaggcaGAGGCAGAGGCAGAGGCAGAGGAGGAGGTTTGGCAGCGTATTTTTAATGTGGAAGTGGTTCGGGTTCAGGTGTTGAATCTTGAAATTTGTTGTTTTATTGGGACTACTAGAATTACTAGTTTTACTATGTGTAATTCGGACTACTAGGATTACTGGTTTTACTATGTGTAATTCAGACTACTATGTGTAATTTGAAAGACCTATATATCATCTATTATCTGGTATATTTACCATATAGAACCTGATATATTAcctattaataatctatctatataataaataagtaTAATTCGACGTTTTTAGGATTATTTTCAGTAGTTCAAAAAGAACTTATCATTTTTCCACAACACTTCCTTAAACTTTCATAGTTGTTTTGTGCATCGTAGCCTATTGTAATCATAATCCATAAAAGTACTTATTTATCATAATCGTTTTATGTAATTGTGTTCTTTACTGATATACATGGTAGAAAACATTAGGTTTTactaatatttcatttaatcaTGGTTTTACTAAATAAACGTAAAAATTGTCAAAGTATTACTATGTGTATAGTAGTATTACTACTTCCTTGAAGACTACTATGTGTAATTTGTATTACTACTTCCTTGAAGATTACTATGTGTAAGGTAGTAATAAACATATACATGATGGCTGCACGTTTTACATGTGAAATTTTTCtcgtattttaatattttatatattttaccgTTTTACATGTGTTAGCCGTTTTACATGTGTTAGCCGTTTTTggtatttcattttataatggCTTTTGGACATAGTAAACCTAGTATATCTAGTTATCTTACTAACTCATTTTTGGCCATAGTATTCCTTGTAAATCCAGTTTTCCAAACCTGTCTTTTGCAAACACCAAGTTTTTAAACATCCAAAATACATTGTTCTACCAAATTTGAAACAtccaaaatacataaataaaacatGAGTTAAACAAAGATGCAGAGCCTACTAAGCTTTTGTTTTATGCTTTTTCGTCGGCCCTTCAATGTCTTCAGTCTTCCCTTCGGTGAAGGGACTCTGCAACCACTTAGATTTTATCTTCTCCCTTGGCGCACATGCTACCAAAGTAGCTGATTCCTTACTTGGTCTGCTACTCTTCTCAGCTGCACCATCAGTCGGAGACCCATCAGTCTCAGCCTTCCTTGGTCTGCCCCTCTTCTTAGCTGCACCATCAGTCGGAGCCCCATCAGTCTCAGCTGCAGCAGCCTTCTCAGCCTTCTTCGCCTTCCTAGCTGCAGCAGCAATCTGAGCCCTCTTCTTAGCCATAACTTTAGCTCTGGTTTTTTCTAACGTCGCAGATCTGGGAACGCCATACTTCACTGCCATGATCTTCACTTTAGGCCTGCGCTTAGAGTGTATCTCGGTGGGActtttttcaccattttttttcttctctactTCCTCCACCATTTTTTCAGCAGTTTCTTTTTCAGGCTCAACTTGCTCGGTGGGATTTGCAGTTTTCTCCACCATTTTTTCAGCATCCGCAGCTTCTTTTTCAGGCTCAGTTTGCTCTGCCTCTTTTTCGGTGGGATTTCCAGCTTCCTCCACCATTATTTCAGCATCCGCAGTTTTTTTTCAGGCTCAGTTTGCTCTGCCTCTTTTTCGGTGGGATTTTCAGCTTCCTCCACCATTGTTTCAGCATCCGCAGCTTTTTTTTCAGGCTCAGTTTGCTCTGCCTCTTCCTCGGTGGGATTTTTAGCTTCCTCCACTATTTTTTCAGCATCCACAGCTTCCTCCACTTGCTCAGTCGCAGTCTCAACAAACTGAGAGTGTATCCACTCCAGCAATGGTATAGATTTATATTTCTTTGCAGCTGCTGCCTTAGTCCTACCACGTGGAGTTTTAAGACTTTCCTCGGACCCTTTCTCAgcctctttctttttttccacaTGTGGAGTGTTAGGACTTTCTTCAGACACTTCCTCAGAATCTCTAGCTTCTTCCACATCTTCATCAGATTCAGAAGGAAGTCTCCTCCACGCTTCATCCGCCTCTACTCTCCTCCTCT includes:
- the LOC108829959 gene encoding nucleolar protein 58-like encodes the protein MVEEAGNPTEKEAEQTEPEKEAADAEKMVEKTANPTEQVEPEKETAEKMVEEVEKKKNGEKSPTEIHSKRRPKVKIMAVKYGVPRSATLEKTRAKVMAKKRAQIAAAARKAKKAEKAAAAETDGAPTDGAAKKRGRPRKAETDGSPTDGAAEKSSRPSKESATLVACAPREKIKSKWLQSPFTEGKTEDIEGPTKKHKTKA